The Perca fluviatilis chromosome 3, GENO_Pfluv_1.0, whole genome shotgun sequence nucleotide sequence CTGAGACCAGTGAGATTAACTGGTCAAGCCTCAGGGCACAATATGAACACGCTAAACCACGGAGGGTTATTGGCCCGTTTGAATTTCAACCCTCATATCCTGTGTGATAGCCTATACATACACTATATAGTGTATGGTGGCCTATACACACATGCGTAATTACCAGTCCATGTTATTTACCCTGATCTGCCGTTTCAACACAAACACTGCAGGCACTGAGCACAAATGTCAAGAACACAAACGCTGTTGAGCTTAAAACTGATCTACAAAGACAGTCATCTGTTTACATGTAAATAGATAACTGGCTTTTGTAGATCAAAGTTGTTCCGCagatgagataaaaaaaatatataggcctattataagggtatcatttttcttttcatcacacaagcttttaaaaaaactttacaGTATGTTTAGCGGTATAATTAAATTACAAAGACGTCTAAACAAAGGTGACACTGTATATTTATTAACAATGTCCAATCTTTAGTAAAACATTTTCGATTAGCAACATGTCCCATTACAATAGTCCCAAACCCATACCCATACGGTGTGCGTAAAATAGCAATACAGTACGTTGTTGAAATATGGCGAATTAGCCTACATTTCTACTTGAAAACCAGTTTCAACCAAATTAGCAGCAGTTGACACATGGGAATGTAATTTCCATCTCAACGCAGCAAGTGTCATAACTAAAGAAGCCAAACTCTTCGGGCTAccaaataatttaaaacaacaCGACAGTAAATTAAGAACATCTATAGCCGTTATTTTATCAGCTAAAAGTGATTTAAATTAGTAGGCTATTACCTGGTGTTCGGTGCATGAAAACGTCTTCCAGTGACTGTAAAGACAGCCATTCAGACCATGTTCTTGGTCTTCAATTCACAACGTGACGCACGCAACTAACTCCGAAACCGTGCCCTCCCACCGCCATACATTATTCATGTCCCAGTCGCCGCCCTGCCCGGCCAGGGTAAGAATCCAGCTCCGACTGTTCCACTGAAGTTTGACAAAAGGCGCATTAACTCGCTTATTCTTAGCCTACATGTGGGCATCTTCCTGAGCTGAAACTGGAAATAACATGAATGGTTGCTACCTCGGTGTAACCAAAGCTCATCCATAAGGTTTTACCTTTACAtccccactaacacagaacgtttaggAAACGTTAGTTTATGGTTCTCTAAAAGTTAaaaggttttgaaatgtttatttaaaccagcttcatttaagtttttgaagtttgcagtcacttgatttagattcacaattttttattttatcactgGTAGGCCTGAACAGAATGCTGAGTAGCCAATGTGCAGAATTTGCAAAACAACATTCTGTACTAAATTAGCCTTctttattaaacatttttattggtCAAATCAAATCCTTTCAATTTGAAGGAAATGCTAAAAATCCAGGAAGTTTCCACACAACCTTTACACTCACAAAGTCACACCCTTAAAGCCTACACTGACAAGTTCATCTGATCTGATAAAGACCTACAGTATGAAACAGCAGCCACCAtgtgagacagacaggaagaagaagaaggagaagaagaagaagaaaaagagagagtttGAATGATTGGGATGTAAAGGATAAAAACACGATAAAAGATAGGGGATGTTTTGGTACAAACAGTTTCCTGTTGTTTCCTGTTGTCCAAGTGTGACTGCAGGTGCCTCGGGTGTCAAGTGACCCAGATgctgttccaacttgtctgggaTCAGGCTTCTCACTCAACTTGAATGTTTCAAGACGGTcttcataaacaaacaaacaaacatacacaccccAGAGTAAACTCAGGAGCTGTTAGTAGGGCCAGATTTCATGAAATGGGGCCCCTAGCTGGTACCTTTTCTTGAGGTGTTATCTGACGTAGAAAAGTAGTGAACTGCTACTGTTAACCCAATGTCACTCGCTGAAAAGGGAGACAGAAAGGAAGACAGCCACTGTAATCGCACGACACAGGTATGGTGCAATGGGGTGAGGCGTGCAAACCCGCTTTGATTACAGTCCTCTTCGTGTAGAAAAATGCTTGGTTACTCTAGGTCAAGGAGTAGAGATCTGTTCTTGTGCCTTTTCAAACTATTACATTAGAGAAGGAGAGTTGTGAGCTGGTCACTGGTTTGGATTTCCAGACAAAGCACAGGACATTTCTTCCTCTTTCACAGTGTTGAgctgctcttgagcaaggcaggGTGCTCTAAGGAAACTGCAGGTGGGCACGTGAGTAACTTTACACACGATGTTTGGTTTACTCGTCATAAGAAGTACTACTTAGTCCATGAAAACAGTTATGAAAATGGCTTGGGTTTAAGACTTAAACTACAAACGAAAAGAATTGTGGGGGTTTGAAGGAATTGGGCATTTAGGAGGCAGTAGGGGCTACTGAAAGATGCTAAAGATGCATTATGaaaaatgtaggatccagtgtttttggagcttgCGCCATAACAGGAAATACATGTAAGGAATGTCTTGGCTACATCAATCTGTCTCCTGTGAGTCCaccaactttatggaagtgcaatgcaaaatTGCTGGAGTAACCTTAAAGAGTATAAAGTAGGGATGAAGAGTAAATCTTTCAGCAGTTAAGACGCTGAACGTGAATCACAACATCTGTGGTTCGAGTCTGGCTGGTGATTTGTTGCATTGTTGCATCTATCCTTGGTGCTGTCTAATAAAGTTCCCTGATATAAAAATGGAATATCACATCTTAATTTATCTTGTTGGCATTCACAAAAGTAAACCCCACTCTTTACTTGTGACTGAAAAAGGTGTTCAACAGTAACACTTAACATTGTCACCACCACAATGAATTATGACTCATAATCATATCAGTTTCAGGCATTAAACAATCTCCGAGCACTGAATTCACAGAAGCTCAGGATACTTGGTTGTAGCTTTAACATgctgtatgtttattttaaactcaccttttctgttgctgtggatagatatatatatttatatttaaacagCCATTACGTCCAAGCAAGGGGAATAAAAGGAAAAAACCCACCGTAAATAAAAGGTAACTTCAGTGCGTTCCACTGGAATAAGAAGCCTTCGGTTGAGGGCCAAACTGGTTTTACAACTCTTCAAATGAATGCATTGCATTATGATGATTGCAGTGCTGTAGGGTGAAACATGTCTTACACCaacacaggagagaaagagagagagagagagagacagagagagagagctctggTTAAAACAATAAGAAATTCTAGTCCACAAGGTCAAAGCAATATTTACTCTCTTGCTTGTCTCCATGTGCCCGGAAAGCTGTGCATatttccttttctctcccctTCATGCTTATCGGTCGTGCAGTGTTAGTCAAGTCGTAATTTGTCAACAGGTATGACGATGGCAAAGGAATTTTCTCAAGAAggtgacataaaaaaaagaaagatataaATACTATGCACGTTTCTGTTTAGGGATCCAATGTAACATTGAAATGCCAGTGGTAGAGGAAGTACTCAAACGATGTACAATTACTCCGTAACAAAAAAGGGCTCTAAAAAAtgttaagataattttttgggggcatttttaggcctttattttcacaggacagatgaacacatgaaaggggacagagagggggaatgacatgcagcaaagggccacgggtCGGAGTCGGACCCacggctgctgcgtcgaggagtaaacctctaccaATTGAGCTAACCTGGCCACTAACActataatctttaaaaataaaaaagatatacttaaagtatcaaaagtaaatgtACTCTTTTTGACCCATGTGACTGAACAACATATGGCATTATTAGATTGTTAATGCTAATGATTCCCAGGCTGTAAGTCACATTTTACTGTTGTATATGGTTGACGTGGAGTTAGTTTTAACAACTTTATTTACAATTGGGTAGTTTAGTCAAATGGTACCCAAACTGGGGGTCAGGCCCCATCCCAAGGGGTCATGAGAAAAATTAGGTAggaatggaaaaaaacaaaaggttcTCAGACACAAATCGGTATTCTTTTTTGAATATTCTGTAATTGTTTTACCTCTTTTGGCCTCAATTACTTTTACGAAATAATGAGAAGTTTAAAGAGGGAAAAATGGTGGAACTTGTAGACATCTGAAAGAGGTGACAAAAGGCAAGACAAGAGGCTCCAACTAAACACTGCTTCCTTGTTAGCCAGAAAATGTAATTACTTATGGTTTAATTTGAAAGCCTATCATACAGTGTTAGTTTATGTAAACGTAATGAAATGTGTCAACTAAAAAGTACAGTACTTCCAACACTGCCAAATGCACAGATGCAAATGTTCAGCAAGTGTGTATATGGCTGgttaaaaatgctttaaaacTAGAGCATCACTACACAGTACATTAGCTTTTGCCACAGGGCATTTCCAAAACCAATAAGCAGTGAGCCATCCAGTTACTGTGCCCTTCTCACACTGCCTCAAGGGTCCTCTCAGTTTGTCTCCCACATCATGGAACAATGCAGTGCATAACAATTCATATGCTTTTCATCTGGAGAGCACACATTCAGTATCTGTCTCTCCCAGTTGTGCCCGTACTGGAATCTCAAACGCTTGCCTAAGTGGCCGTCCTCCGCAACTCCaaaggacagaggacagaggctTTCCTCACAGAGCCGTCGCTGCAGCACAGAGacacttttgttgtttggggGTTGCCAGTAATTTTGCATTGTGGCTGGACGATCATATTTTATTCAACAGGCTCGAGACCCCCTCAGACGACACAAAGTCAGCCACCCATTCACAGTGAATAGTTTGGTCATGAGAGCATGGTGGGCGAGCATCGCAACAATCTCCCCACCCCTAAAGAATATGAGCCAATATTAACTGCACACTCCAACAAGCAGGTGACATTTAACACTAACGGACCCCTTTGACCTGAGGAGACGTTCTTTTTGAGTTGGGCACTGCATGGTTGAGACCAGTAGCCAAGCTGTAGTTGGTATTATTTGTCAGTATATGAGGTAAACCAGGAAAGCACAATTCGGTTAATGTTTATTGGACTTTCCTGGGATTCCAGCACTCACCGTTTCGGCGTTTGGAGGGGTTATGGTGTCACTGATACCATAACAGAAGGGTCACTCTCAACCACTCCTCCTCCCTCTTAACATCAGCTGTCAAAATAGCCTATGAAATAACATCAAGGACATCAGATTCTAAGTAATGGAGCACATTTTATGTACCGAACAACCTTGGTATGTAGTCCTACCCTGTAACTCCTAAAATTCATAACAGTCTTccaggaaaatgtacttcagAGGAATTTATTACCTATAAATTGTACTCAGAAACTcttgttcaaaaaatgttttcattctaATGCAGCGGTAAGAATGCATATTTCAAGTTTTGTAGCAAGTAAGTTTAAGTATAGTAGCTCCAAATTTAATGGGATCATGGAAAAACCCTCTGAGTTAAAGCTTTTATGCTGCTACAGCATTTTCAAAATCtggtgtcacacacacacaagtcccAGATCATTTGGGAGATGTTAACTGCCTCAGACAAAACATCCCAAAGCAAACATCTAATACATGCGGCACTTTATTTACAAACTGCATCTGTAAAGAACAAGATTCTTTTTTATAGCATTAAATTGATAACTGATTTATAAAAGTCCATTTtggaaaactgtgaaaaaacaatgaaaaagtgTCTTAGAAATTGTAATGATAACATAACAATATTTGCTtctgtgaaaaaaatatatatatctatttGTCATAAAATGTGGGCTATGTCTGTAAAGGAGTATAAAGacaaattttatttatttaattttaaccTCAAGTCCAGGTCATAATATTTGATTaacaaaattcataaaaagcAGTACTGGAACGGCACTGACTTGCATTTTATAAGCAAATGGGTGTTTGAAGCACAAAAGTTAAACCacagtatacatacagtatatagttacTAAATTCCTCTTTAAGAGAATCGCTACAGTTCCCACCTCCCTGTTCTTTTatacaaaatgtacattatatatatatatatatatatatatatataagttggCGCTCCATTAAAAAATGGATAATTTGCAAACAGTATATAGCTACGGTTATACATAAtacagattttttcttttttgacaatAAATCAACTTCTCAGTATGTGAGCCTACTTATCAAATGATTGAAGGCTTGTTATAACTGTAGGCAATCAGATTTCTGCATTTTTATTTGCTGTGCTCTACTTCCTATGCCAATTGCTTTCTATCTAGTGCATCCTCACTGGTTATAGTCTGGCatttaactaaataaaaacaaaaagagaaaacaaagcattaTAAATCTATGAAAATGCCCATAAAAAGTGGGCTTGTAACTACAAAAACCTACAAAGACTAGGAGAAGCATTAGGTGGAAGTCTTCCAAAAAAAATGCTCCCAAAACCAAAGTCTTTGTCCTCTGTTGATCAAGTTACTGCTTTCTGCTGGATGATGCAGTGATGCAGACTATTAACTTTACTGCTGTCCCACTGTTCACCTGCTGTCACTTTTAGGCCACAGGCTCCCGAACGTCTTTCGGGCAAGTCAGCTGACAGGTCCCTGATTCAAATCTCTCGGTGGCTCGAAGGAGAGACTCACTCCATCCTTCTCCGCTGCCATGCTGAGATAGAGGCATCCTCATGCTAGTGTtggactttgtgtttttttttgttgtttttcttttaacgttggtttgttttttaaaccaagacTGTTGAGGCTGGATCATCGGCAGGCCTGCTGCACTTGATTGATTAGCTCTCCGAAGCGATCGTAGAGCCCCTCTACCCAAGCTCCGTTCTGCAGGCACTTCTGTACCGTCTCCTCCTGCCCCAGGTCTCCTGACTGCAGCTGCATAGATGCAATCTGGAGGGCAGAACCACAAacggaattttttttttttttttaaagagctcaATACAGCAAAACATCAAAAGAATAATCAGCATCTGAAATTAAACCTACAAAACAGAGTAAAATCTACACTGACTTAATACCCGCACAGAAAGCAGCTCATGCTAGCATTCACATGTAAACCAAAGTCTCACCTCGTCCTTACACATGAGGTATGTGTGGTACTTGTAATGCTGCAAAGAGTGGTACAGAGAGAACCACTGAGTTTTCTGCTGGTCCACTGTATACTCCtagaaagggaaaaagcacaGCAAACATATTTCAAGAATATTTGAAAATTCTATTATTCAGATATTTGTCTAATAAGAGACACTGCGACAGAAGAACAGTGGCTTCAGTGCTCAACGGAATAAAAGAATGAGCGAGAAACACAAAATGGTGACACTGTGCCCTCTGCTGGACATATATATCGAGAGCACAGTGAATTTTTCCAAATCATTATCTTGTCTTACCTGTGGCACTTTGTTAGGCATCTTGTAGGGCTTCATGGTTTTCTTGTTGTAGGCCTTTCCACTGAGACGCACCTTAAAGGCCGGGGTTTCCCCGTCCTTCTTCAGTTCAGTCACCACTGAGATCTCTGGGAAGCTGTCTAGAGCCGTCTGAAGACACACAACAGGAGAGTTACCTAGGTTCATACACCGCAGTCAAAGCCCTGTACCTTTGCTTGTCTCTTTGTCATTAAAATAGATTCAGGGTTTGTTTGTAAGATTGCCTTTTGGAGTGAAAATAATGCCCAAAAAACCCCCAAATGACAAAAATCACACTCACCTTTAGGACCTGCTCTATGTGCAGTTTGTGGAGCAGGCGTTTCCTGTTGTCAGTGATCATCCCATCCACTCTTTTCATTTGTGGCAGCAGCAACTCATCTGAAACAAGACAAGTTAACAAGTCAACATACCTTAACTCCACTACCTGACTCACTTGACCCttgttttcacatttttgtcattcagtttttggCCTATTATCAAGCCAGAAGCTCAATGTCCAGAAAGTCAATTCGCTCACCCTTTGCTCTCTCAAGTGCTGTCATCACATCCTCGTCTAAGGCGATGCTGATGAGCAGTTCCACAAAGCTCCTGAATGTCTCCTTCATGGTTCGCGTGTTGAGTAACCGTGAAGCAAACGGCACTGGAGGGTTTAACTCTAAagagtgtgtatgagagagaccAAAGATCATGAAGAGGCAGTGAGACAGCACGAAGAGATTTATATTACAATCACATCAACTTATATCCTAACTAGACTTAATGAGAAACTGTCAAAAGGCTTCTTCACCGTCATCTTCACCACCTTCTTCTGCAGATGATCCAGAGACAGTATGTGAAAACTCCTCCTTccatttcctcctcttcttAGGTGGGGGCTCTGCCCTGGGCTTGAGTTGTTTGGGTCGAGGCTTTTGGCTTTGGGAGACTGAGGAAGGGGCGGCTGTCAAGCCTAGCAAAGTTTTCACCTGAACACCCCTGGTTGGCAGAACAAAAGAAAGTCAAACCGAAGAGCcatgctttatatatatatatatatatatatataaaaaaaaaagcagtcacGTTGGCGTACCTTAGCGAGTTCATAGGCTTGCACCGTGGCTTCCGACTACAAACTCGTACATACTCCCTTTTGTTTACTGTGTCCAAGAACTTTACATATACCCTCTGGTACATAGTCTTGGCGTCACCAAAGTATCCAAGATACTgcacacaaagaaaaacaatatgTTACTTGTTGCAGAACAAAAGGAGTCATTTGAATGATGCATGGGTATTGGCGGGTCTGCTTTTACTTACACTGTTGGTGGCTGAGAAcactctctttccatctctcaaCTCAGGCACAAATTTCTGCAGCAGAGCCTTCTGGACTTTCCAGATGGCTGGAGGCTCACTGCCTGCTCTCATTGTcacctggaaacacacacaagacaccgTGCAGAACAAGCTTCAGTATGTAGTTACGGTATGAGAaaattatacaaataatgttcaACTGCGAGTGTACACGAGATACGATAGGACAATCCTAAATTCCGCTGAACACGAAAATCAACACTGACAAGCATTCATTTTCCATCCATGTTTTTCAAGGCTGTACCTTCAAGTTTTCGATATCCTCATTTCTGACGACAAATTCGTCTCTCTCCCTGTACATTCCTTCCCCTCCGCTGTCAGACAGCTCCTCGTCAGTCAGTCCCTCCATGGCCACGCTCGTCAACTGCGCAGCCAGCTGGCCTGGTAGGGTCTCTTTAGACTCTTCTTTGGCCGCAAACACACTCCCTAACGAGACAGCATTTGTTGTCTGCGTAGGAGTGGTTATCTGCGGCAAACAGGTCTCGATGACAGTGTGGGGCATGGTGGGAACTTGGTCTGGCTTCATCATTGAAACCGGGATTTGGTTATCTGGAGAAGGGTTGCAAATATGTAAATGTTGAGGAAACACTCCTTACTtatacattaaacattaaatgtaAACAAGAGTTTTCAGACAGCATTTATCaagagaaaaacacagacaatgCTTATCACAGCATATAAGGGTATTACTGAGGTCTCATGTataattaagtaaaaaaaaaaaaaagagagagagaatacggTTGATTTTGCATGACATCACACAGGGAAGTGTAACAGAAAAGATGGGAGAggcaacacatacacaaagttTAGTGCCAGACATTGTTTTATAACAAATACTTTTTAGGCCATTTCATTGGTAAAAAACCTGACTTCCGCTGGCTACTGCAACGCAAAAATTAGGATTTAATTGCTTTCCTTTTACattaatgtaaatgtattttatatacaCATTTGGGGTTCTGACTGCTGGACAACAGAGGCAATTTGGATTTGTTATTTTGAAAactgtataaaatatattataatggAAAACACAATCACCAGATGAACAAGAATATCAAAGATCCTAGGTTGATACTAACAATAACAATATTGGCAGGGTATTATTACCTGCCCTGGTTTTCCGATCTGAAGACTCATCCAGAGCTGAAAGCGCTGAGCTGATGCTGTTTCTTAGGGCCTGATTTTTCCCAGTGTTCTCCTCTTCATCCGAACTGAACGATGGCAGAGTCTCCAAGTTCTTTTGCAAATCTTCATCCAGACGTTTCTGTTGGGAGCTCACTCCTTGGCTCTCATGGGGAATCAAGGGCCCGGGCAGAGTCTGCAGTTTGGGAGGCAAAGAAGGCAAAGTACATGGCGGTGGCTTGGACGAGGTGCAGGGCTTTCTCGGGCGACTAATAGTTCGTGTAGGACTCGCAGAGTACTGCTGTTTGGGGCCAGATTTGATGAAGTCGAGGAAGGAGCCAATGAAGCCAGTTTTGACCTCTGgctgtttctcttccacttCACGGATCTTCTGTCTCATTCTCTCCTGCTGCGGACAACCATCATATACACTGTGTGAGGATGATGGCGAGCTGACGTCGCTACCCCTAGAGTTTTGCCGCTTTGCCTGTCCACTACGCTTGGTCGGTCTGGCCTGTCCACTATCCTCCTCAGGACCACCTGGTTTGGTCAGGGACTTAGAGCGAGCCTTCTTTTTGGGAAAGTCTTCACTGCCTGGGCATTCCATGAGGCCATCCTCTGTTTTAATACACTTTGCGTTCCCTTTGACTCTGTTCTGGAGACCTGGGGGGTCATACACCTGCCCGGTTAAGTGATAGTCATTCTCAGAGCTCCCTCCTTCGCCATTCGTGTCAAGCTCAGAACTGTTGTTGTGGTGAACAGGTTGGCCCTGGCAGGCTGTGGCCATCTGAGCTCCATTTAGTGTCATGGTCATGTTGTGGGAGTTAGTGTTAGTCATGATTGACTGTTGCGCTGAGGAAAAACTAGGAGACATGTGCCTTATATCCACAGTCTGGAAGTGACCTTTAGAATCAATGGGGCTTGCCATCACTGCCATTTCTGCCTCAGCAGAGGATGTAGCTTTTACAAAGTCTTGTGGTGTGACGCCACATGCTGCCACTGTGGCAGCCAGGATGTCATCGACATTTGACAAAATATTTCTGTCATCTGCAAGTAGCATGGAGTCGGGGAAGCAAATGGAGTTGAGAGCAAAGTGGTTCTTGGCATCATTTGATTGCTGATTTGCCGACTGGCTGTAGTGGTGTTTAGAGGATTCAGGGCATCCTGAACTCTGTTCAGACACTACTGTGCCCTGCTGTCTCTGGGTTTCGGTGACACTGGGACCCAGCAGTTCTCGGCCCATCTGAAGATACTGGACATGAACAGGGCCCAAATCTTGGGCTGGTTGGATACCTTGCACCGATAACACCTTTGAAGCGTTTAGACTATGGTGGACAAGCGGCTGCTGGAGAAGAATCATCTGGTTGGGCTCGAGGAGAACCTGAGTGCTGGGGACAGTGATAAATTGGGTGTGGGCTGCCGGAGTCTGGCTCTCAGTATGATTCTGGTTTTGTTGATGTGGCTCAGGTGATTTGAGTTGGAGAGGTTGCTGCTTAAGCTGCTCTGAGCTAAGGGATACATGTGAAGATATAATACTGGAGTTTGTGGTTTTTGTGTTGGCAGTTTCCTGACCATTGACACTGCTTAGATGAATGTGCTGTTGGCTCAGACAACCCATCCTTTCATCCTTTACCtgtactgtgtttgtgtgacctACTCCCATGAACTGGTCATCAGAACGTGAATTGCTTCGGATAACGCTTTGTGTCTTGTGATGATCATCCATTTTTGAAACAACATAGATGACGTTGTTGTGAGCAGACATATTGCTAGCTGCAGCAGAGGCTTCCATTGATGCCTGCTGGAGAGCATCTATGTCCTGGATAGGAAGCTCTCCAAGTTTCTGTTTGCCATATGTTGGCTTTATGTCCTGTATTGAGGATCTGATGTTATTTTGTAAGGCTTGAGCAGTTGAAGAGTAGGTAGGCAATGGTGCAGACAAAACATATTTATGGGACTGTATCTGCTGCTGGGACAGTGCGTCATGCGTTTTACCTCCCACTGAGGTTTGCATGAGGGTATAGTCCTGTGAAGAATTTGATGTGGGCAGAGTCCGCACACAT carries:
- the qser1 gene encoding glutamine and serine-rich protein 1 isoform X1, translating into MMDRNYPTSSFADALAPPAQTVASWAYDRSTASVKPSSSYGAAHLDAELLQRQSYTSTHQLPTYTTSHLPAAAGALDSSSNTSENSIMSFLSAMESRSLQAGPVSASLLPPFRPPSWPAGANSSTTELYLTGALPSTATFPSPAALSSYQHTGAYPSRSYATNPPLAIQEPAFSTSTNGLFSHHDPLLHLKSSQTMLPTALAFNHLSSPTLGSALPVQSSTYRSAQESAPHLLQPQFSLLPSALPAPHGAPQPYGAAVFSGSIERALQRECSVIKHHQRPSSSHSLQGYFGSGSETDVSYQQDPSRQTPVSCSPSTGADSSQGVSRAPQPKTDSVTQAYSSTSVLKAKDCSSKLTPHSAGGEESHEHSQNLTGGSPDRYSSPGQKQNSVISNQQSVQLSSLMSSSLSQTYITPHTQSKSSHSTSDKHPPLYKTLPSLSSQSDNVASVGQTLVYSSSPGLSQEQEIQYGAQVQGLCQGNLSESYPTSHSQGAPNVTFTSQSQGQASVTQTYATGQSINLNSSYPPTCVRTLPTSNSSQDYTLMQTSVGGKTHDALSQQQIQSHKYVLSAPLPTYSSTAQALQNNIRSSIQDIKPTYGKQKLGELPIQDIDALQQASMEASAAASNMSAHNNVIYVVSKMDDHHKTQSVIRSNSRSDDQFMGVGHTNTVQVKDERMGCLSQQHIHLSSVNGQETANTKTTNSSIISSHVSLSSEQLKQQPLQLKSPEPHQQNQNHTESQTPAAHTQFITVPSTQVLLEPNQMILLQQPLVHHSLNASKVLSVQGIQPAQDLGPVHVQYLQMGRELLGPSVTETQRQQGTVVSEQSSGCPESSKHHYSQSANQQSNDAKNHFALNSICFPDSMLLADDRNILSNVDDILAATVAACGVTPQDFVKATSSAEAEMAVMASPIDSKGHFQTVDIRHMSPSFSSAQQSIMTNTNSHNMTMTLNGAQMATACQGQPVHHNNSSELDTNGEGGSSENDYHLTGQVYDPPGLQNRVKGNAKCIKTEDGLMECPGSEDFPKKKARSKSLTKPGGPEEDSGQARPTKRSGQAKRQNSRGSDVSSPSSSHSVYDGCPQQERMRQKIREVEEKQPEVKTGFIGSFLDFIKSGPKQQYSASPTRTISRPRKPCTSSKPPPCTLPSLPPKLQTLPGPLIPHESQGVSSQQKRLDEDLQKNLETLPSFSSDEEENTGKNQALRNSISSALSALDESSDRKTRADNQIPVSMMKPDQVPTMPHTVIETCLPQITTPTQTTNAVSLGSVFAAKEESKETLPGQLAAQLTSVAMEGLTDEELSDSGGEGMYRERDEFVVRNEDIENLKVTMRAGSEPPAIWKVQKALLQKFVPELRDGKRVFSATNSYLGYFGDAKTMYQRVYVKFLDTVNKREYVRVCSRKPRCKPMNSLRGVQVKTLLGLTAAPSSVSQSQKPRPKQLKPRAEPPPKKRRKWKEEFSHTVSGSSAEEGGEDDELNPPVPFASRLLNTRTMKETFRSFVELLISIALDEDVMTALERAKDELLLPQMKRVDGMITDNRKRLLHKLHIEQVLKTALDSFPEISVVTELKKDGETPAFKVRLSGKAYNKKTMKPYKMPNKVPQEYTVDQQKTQWFSLYHSLQHYKYHTYLMCKDEIASMQLQSGDLGQEETVQKCLQNGAWVEGLYDRFGELINQVQQACR
- the qser1 gene encoding glutamine and serine-rich protein 1 isoform X2: MMDRNYPTSSFADALAPPAQTVASWAYDRSTASVKPSSSYGAAHLDAELLQRQSYTSTHQLPTYTTSHLPAAAGALDSSSNTSENSIMSFLSAMESRSLQAGPVSASLLPPFRPPSWPAGANSSTTELYLTGALPSTATFPSPAALSSYQHTGAYPSRSYATNPPLAIQEPAFSTSTNGLFSHHDPLLHLKSSQTMLPTALAFNHLSSPTLGSALPVQSSTYRSAQESAPHLLQPQFSLLPSALPAPHGAPQPYGAAVFSGSIERALQRECSVIKHHQRPSSSHSLQGYFGSGSETDVSYQQDPSRQTPVSCSPSTGADSSQGVSRAPQPKTDSVTQAYSSTSVLKAKDCSSKLTPHSAGGEESHEHSQNLTGGSPDRYSSPGQKQNSVISNQQSVQLSSLMSSSLSQTYITPHTQSKSSHSTSDKHPPLYKTLPSLSSQSDNVASVGQTLVYSSSPGLSQEQEIQYGAQVQGLCQGNLSESYPTSHSQGAPNVTFTSQSQGQASVTQTYATGQSINLNSSYPPTCVRTLPTSNSSQDYTLMQTSVGGKTHDALSQQQIQSHKYVLSAPLPTYSSTAQALQNNIRSSIQDIKPTYGKQKLGELPIQDIDALQQASMEASAAASNMSAHNNVIYVVSKMDDHHKTQSVIRSNSRSDDQFMGVGHTNTVQVKDERMGCLSQQHIHLSSVNGQETANTKTTNSSIISSHVSLSSEQLKQQPLQLKSPEPHQQNQNHTESQTPAAHTQFITVPSTQVLLEPNQMILLQQPLVHHSLNASKVLSVQGIQPAQDLGPVHVQYLQMGRELLGPSVTETQRQQGTVVSEQSSGCPESSKHHYSQSANQQSNDAKNHFALNSICFPDSMLLADDRNILSNVDDILAATVAACGVTPQDFVKATSSAEAEMAVMASPIDSKGHFQTVDIRHMSPSFSSAQQSIMTNTNSHNMTMTLNGAQMATACQGQPVHHNNSSELDTNGEGGSSENDYHLTGQVYDPPGLQNRVKGNAKCIKTEDGLMECPGSEDFPKKKARSKSLTKPGGPEEDSGQARPTKRSGQAKRQNSRGSDVSSPSSSHSVYDGCPQQERMRQKIREVEEKQPEVKTGFIGSFLDFIKSGPKQQYSASPTRTISRPRKPCTSSKPPPCTLPSLPPKLQTLPGPLIPHESQGVSSQQKRLDEDLQKNLETLPSFSSDEEENTGKNQALRNSISSALSALDESSDRKTRADNQIPVSMMKPDQVPTMPHTVIETCLPQITTPTQTTNAVSLGSVFAAKEESKETLPGQLAAQLTSVAMEGLTDEELSDSGGEGMYRERDEFVVRNEDIENLKVTMRAGSEPPAIWKVQKALLQKFVPELRDGKRVFSATNSYLGYFGDAKTMYQRVYVKFLDTVNKREYVRVCSRKPRCKPMNSLRGVQVKTLLGLTAAPSSVSQSQKPRPKQLKPRAEPPPKKRRKWKEEFSHTVSGSSAEEELNPPVPFASRLLNTRTMKETFRSFVELLISIALDEDVMTALERAKDELLLPQMKRVDGMITDNRKRLLHKLHIEQVLKTALDSFPEISVVTELKKDGETPAFKVRLSGKAYNKKTMKPYKMPNKVPQEYTVDQQKTQWFSLYHSLQHYKYHTYLMCKDEIASMQLQSGDLGQEETVQKCLQNGAWVEGLYDRFGELINQVQQACR